The DNA window ATTTCAAGAGTTCCCTTTAAAATCTATACAGTAAAAGATGTTAATATTTATAGTGACGACAGATTTGAGAACAAAGGTAAGCCCATTGTAGACTCTGTACACTATAACAATTACAACTTATATAGTCACGAAAAATTAAAGTATAGACCCAAAGCACTAACAGATGCCATTTTCATTGAAAAAGATCAAATTTTTAGAGATATTGATAGAACAAGAACGTATAAGTATTTAAGCGAACTTAAAGCATTTAACTATCCCAACATCACATATATTGAAAATGAACAAGACACAACTTTAACAGCAAATATTTACTTATCACCAAAAAAGAAATACGATTTAGGTTTTGATTTTGATGTTACTCAAAGTAATATTCAAACTGTTGGATTTGCATTAAGTACTGGCCTTATAATTAGAAATGTTTTTAGAGGTGCTGAAACTTTAGAGATATCTGTTCTAGGTGCTATTGGCGCTTCAAAAGATGCTGCAGACGGTAGAGATCAATTTTTTGACATAAATGAATATGGTGGAAATTTAAGACTCAGTATACCAAGGCTTTTTGTACCATTTAATACAGACAATATCATTCCTAAATACATGTCTCCAAGTACAAGAATTAGTATAGGCGCTACAAGTCAGCGCAATATTGGCCTTGATAAACAAACCCTTACAGGTGCTTTCAATTATAACTGGTATCCATCAAAGAAAGTAACCAATAATATTGATTTATTTAATGTACAGTTTGTAAAAAACTTAAACACCAACAATTATTTTGGTGTGTATCAAAACTCTTATGATAGATTAAATCAAATTGCAAAAAACATCAACTACATAAACAGTAATAATGATTTGTCTATTCCTAATGGTGCAAATACTTTTATTAATGATGTTCTATCTAATAACACATCTTTAACTCCTGATGATGACAGCTATGAAGATATCAATAATATTTCTCAACGTAAAGATCGTCTTACTGAAGACAACCTCATTTTCTCATCAAGTTTCAATTATATAAAAGACCATAGAGAAAATCTATTTGATAATGATTTTTCAATCTTTAGATTTAGAGTTGAAACAGCCGGAAATTTACTTACAAACTTGTCTAAGACATTTAATTTAAATAAAAATAGCAATGGTAAATATGAAATATTTGGCGTACCATTCTCTCAATTTATAAAAACCGAATTAGATTATGTTAAGCACTGGGATTTGGGTAAGAAAAACGTGTTTGCAATTCGTAGTTATTTCGGCATAGCAATTCCGTATGGCAATTCAGATAATATTCCTTTTGCTGAAAGTTTCTTTGCAGGTGGACCAAACGACATAAGAGCTTGGTCTGCATATAATCTCGGACCTGGAAGCTCATTATCAACAAATGAGTTTAACGAAGCAAATATGAAAATCACCTTAAGTGCAGAACAACGTTTTAACCTCGTTGGTCGATTTAATGGTGCGATTTTCGTTGATGCAGGAAATATCTGGAATGTTCTTGATGACGTTGAAGATAAAGAGGCAACATTTGAAGGACTAAACTCTTTAGAAAATATTGCAGTTGGTTCTGGATTTGGCATCCGTTACGACTTTAGTTTTTTCATATTAAGATTAGATGTTGGATTTAAAACCTATGATCCTTCAAGGCAACTTGGTGCTCGATGGTTTAAAGATTACAATTTTGGTCATGCAGTTTACAACATCGGAATAAACTATCCTTTTTAATTCAACCAACAATAACGTTTGCGTAGATTTATTAGCTATCTAAGTAACAAATAGCACTTCATTTATTTAAAAATTGTGTATTTTTGATAACATATTTTTCAACTAAAAAAATCACAAAAATGAGTCATAATATCAAAGGTGGAGTTGCTACTGGAAGAGAAGTACAAGAGATTTTCAAACTAGCTAAAGAAAAAGGCTTTGCCTTACCTGCAGTTAATGTCATTGGATCAAATACTATTAATGGTGTTTTAGAAACAGCAAAAGCTTTAAATGCTCCAGTAATTATTCAATTTTCAAATGGAGGAGCACAATTCAATGCAGGTAAAGGATTAAGCAACGAAGATCAAAAAGCAGCAGTTGCTGGTTCTATTGCAGGTGCAAAGCACATACACCTTATGGCTGAAGCTTATGATGTTCCTGTCATATTACATACAGACCACTGTGCAAAAAAATTATTGCCTTGGATTGACGGATTATTAGACGCGAGTGAGCAACATTTCAAAGCCACAGGAAAATCTTTATATAGTTCTCATATGATCGATTTATCTGAAGAACCTATTGAAGAAAACATAGAGATTTGTAAATCATACCTTGAACGAATGAGTAAAATGGGAATGACTTTAGAAATTGAATTAGGTATTACTGGTGGAGAAGAAGATGGTGTTGATAATACTGATGTTGATGATTCAAAATTATACACACAACCTGAAGAAGTAGCTTATGCTTATGAAGAATTAAGCAAAGTAAGTGACCAGTTTACAATTGCTGCAGCCTTTGGAAATGTTCATGGTGTTTATAAACCTGGAAACGTTAAACTAACACCTAAAATATTAAAGAATTCACAAGAATTTTTATCTAACAAACACAATCTACCTCATAACCACATTGATTTTGTATTTCATGGTGGCTCAGGTTCTACTGTTGAAGAAATAAGAGAAGCTATTGGTTATGGAGTTATAAAAATGAATATTGATACAGACATGCAATATGCATTTATGAGTGGTGTTCGTGATTATATGGGCGAAAAAGAAGCCTATTTAAAAGCTCAAATTGGTAATCCAGATGGTAACGATGTTCCTAACAAAAAGTATTACGACCCAAGAGTTTGGTTACGTAAAGGTGAAGATGCATTTGTTGAACGTCTAAAAAAAGCATTTGAAGACCTTAATAATGTAAATACTTTATAACTTTGCACTCTAACTAATTAACTAAATCTGATTAAATGGCTTGGTTTAAAAGAAAAGATAAAGGAATACAAACCACTACTGAAGAGAAAAAAGACACACCCAAAGGGTTGTGGTATAAATCTCCTACTGGTAAAATTGTAGACACTAAAGAATTAGAACAAAACTTTTATGTGAGTCCGGAAGATGGATATCACGTTAGAATTGGAAGTAAAGAATATTTTGAAATTTTATTTGACGATAATAAATTCAAGGAACTCGATCCCGATTTAACATCAAAAGATCCATTAAAATTCGAAGACACTAAAAAATATCCAGACCGTTTAAAAGCTGCTCAAGAAAAAACAGGACTTAAAGATGCTGTTCGTACTGCTGTTGGAAAATCTAATGGACAAAATTTAGTAATTGCTTGTATGGATTTTACATTCATTGGAGGCTCTATGGGTAGTGTTGTAGGTGAAAAAATTGCACGTGCTGCAGATTATGCCTTAAAGAAAAAGATTCCTTTTATGATCATTTCCAAATCTGGAGGTGCACGTATGATGGAAGCGGCTTTGTCTTTAATGCAATTAGCAAAAACTTCAGTTAAACTAGCACAATTGGCAGATGCTGGAATTCCTTACATATCGTTAAGTACTGATCCAACTACAGGAGGAACCACAGCATCATTTGCAATGCTAGGTGACATCAATATTGGTGAGCCAGGAGCTTTGATTGGGTTTGCTGGACCTCGAGTTGTTAGAGACACAACAGGGCAAGAATTACCAGAAGGATTCCAAACCTCTGAGTTTTTATTAGAACATGGATTCTTAGATTTTATAACACATCGTAAGAACTTAAAAAAGAAAGTCAATTTATATATTGATTTGATAAAAAATCAACCCTTACGAACTGCATAAATTAAAAAAGCGAGCCAAATGGCTCGCTTTTTTTTATATCATTCTCAATATATACTATTTAATGCTACACAATAAAATAAAATAATCAAAGTTACATAGTAAATAATCTATCAGTTTTTGTATATTATCCTGATACAGAATAATCTAAATTCAAATACTATGAAAAAAATAGCACTTGTATTAATTGGTATCATGGCTCTTGGCTGCTCTACAAATTCTGAATCTAAAAATCCCTTCGAAAATTTAACTTATTATAAATTTACAAATGACGATAATAGTAACCTATTGTTAAATTTCAATCTTGATAACTCGATAATATATAAAAACCAAGATGGAGAAACAATTGTATTTGAAGTCAAAGATTATTTAAAAAATAAAAGCACGTATTCTAAAGGTAGTTTTTTGAGTAACTCATCTATTGAATATTATCGCTTTGATCAACAGCAATTAATTTTATCACTAGTTGATTTGCCATATTTATCAAATCAAATTGAAGTAAAGCATGAAAGACATCCATTGAATTTCAATCCAAATATTTATCCTCATAAAAAAAAGGCTTCAAGTTTTAACAGCTATATAGAATTCCCCTTTTGGAATGGATATTTAGGTGATGATGAATACGATATAACGATTATATTAGACTATAATATTCAAGTTACAAGCATGTCTTTTAATAACACAACTTATAATAACGTAAGAATTATTGAATCTGGCAATACAGAAACCATAAATCCACAATTAGATTATCCTAGAAATGTTCATATCCTATATTATGATACAGAATATGGCGTAATAGGCTTTAATGACCTAGAAGGAAACCATTGGAGATTAGATTAGTTAGTTAACAACTAAAAAAACAAGCCAAATGGCTCACTTTCTTTTATTGAATCCCAACTTATAATAATTATTATTTATCATATATAGTAAATTTTCTATATTATTTTGTATATTAGTATAAATTAATCCTTCTAAAAAATGAAAAAGCAATTTATAGCATCTCTTTTTTGTATATCAATTCTTTATGTAAATGGTCAAGAATTTAGAGTAAATGATATCCAGTTTTTACCATTAAGTATTTTTCATATTCACAACAAAAATGGCAACTTTGATACTGGTGGACTTCATTTTGGTTTAGATGTAGGTATAGAAATCTTTAAACAAGATATTCGCTTACAATTAAATACCGGTTCTAATATAAACATTTTAGGCACAAGTGATGATAGTTTTTATTCTATAAATGTTTTGTATGAAAAAAGTCCAAAAATTCTAAATTGGATGGAAACCGACATTTATGCTGGAATTGGATTTCAGCACCAATCTTATACGAAGTATCAATCTATTACAATTAATTCTTCACACTTCAATATTCCAGTTGGTCTTCGATTTATGTTTCTTAATGAAAATAGAATCTCCCTTGGTCTTCAATCTCAATCTGAATTTAATAAAAATAATATTACACTTATCTATTCAACAGTGATTAGATACAATTTCAAAAATAAAAAACCATGAAAAACTTAAGTACAATATTAATAATAATAACATCACTACTAAGTTGCGGCAATGATGACATCAACACAACAAATAATAAGCGAACTCTACCTCCAATTACACAAATTGGTGCAAATACATTCGGTTGCTATATAGACGAACTACTCTTTATACCACGAGATGGTGATGGCTCATTTAATAGTAATGATAGAGCTATTTATTTCAAAGGCGGATATCCACACCCATTAGATTATAATGAAATTGAAATAAAAGACTATAAAAGTGAAAAAACTGCAAGTCTATTGATGCACATAGAAGAACTTGATGCCACAGGTGTTGGTGCTTATATTATCAATGAATCTAATGGACTATCCAATATTGATGGATTAGACCATAATTATATGCATTGTCGTGTTTGGCGAGATGATGTAGGAAATTATCAAAATTACTTATCATATGAAAACTCTGGTACAATTACTATAACCAATTATAGCCTCTCAGGCAGACTAGTTTCAGGTACTTTTTCGGGAAGTGTTCGTAATTATCAAGAACCACATGATACCATTCAAATCACTAATGGACGTTTCGATTTTAAATGGGAAACGCTAGATGAAACAGATTTCAATTAAAAGTAACTCAAAAACATCAAACTAATGAAAAATTCAATCCTAATAATTTTAATTATAACATTATGTCTTAGTTGTGGTAACGACGATGCCATTTTAACGAATGAAAGAACCTTACCTCCAATTACACAAATTGGTGCAAATACATTTGGCTGCTATATAGACGAACTCCTCTTTATACCACGTAATGGAAGTGGAACTTTTAATAGTAATGATCCTGCAGCAATAGTTTGGGGAGATCCATCTGGAAATCTAGAATATCAAGAATATGCCTTATATGATTATGTAAGTGAAAAAACAAGTAGTATTTTCATCCATATTCAAGGCATTCATCAAAATGGTGATATAACCTACGTGATTGACAAATCAAATGGATTAACAAATATAGATGGATTAGATCACACTTATATGCATTGCCGAGTTTGGCGTGATGATGTAGGAAATTATCAAAATTACTTATCATATGAAAACTCAGGAACAATAACTATCACAAATTATAATTTCTATGGCAGACTAGTTTCAGGAACATTTTCAGGAAGTGTTCGAAATTACCAAGAACCTCACGACACCATACAAATAACAAATGGACGCTTCGATTTTAATTGGGAAACTTTAGACGAAACAGACTTTCCATAAACTAAAAAAGAGGCAAACTGCAATTTGCCTCTCTAAATAATTTTAATCAACATCATTTTATTAACTAAAATCTCTCAAAATTATGAAAAATTTTTATCTATTGGTAGTTTTCACACTAATTAGTAATGCTATCAATGCTCAGACCAAACTAGATTCAATGTTGGTCAATGTCGACAAATCCACAGTTACTTCTGGAATCATTTACGAACGGGTCACTCAATTTGCTAACCTTTACAATTTCAACAAACCGAATTACTCTAATACTGCAGATTACAAATATCTCAGACAGGCCTTAAACGAATTACACAATGCTAGCAACCAAACACGTTTAATTAGTTTACAAGAATTAGAAAATAGAATTGCTTCAACAACCCAAGAGAATCACCTAGATGTTGCTATTCTAAATTCTACTTTTCAAATACTAAACTATAATTTTGAAAACCCAAATAGTGGTGGTCTATTATTAAATGAAACCACTCAAAAATTCAATCAGATTACAAATACACCACCTTTTTATTCCATGCAAACAAGCATTGTAGCACCTACTAAATCCATTGTAAAAGGGCATAATGCAGAGTTCATTTTTAATGAAAATCTCTTTTTAGAAAATGGAGAAAATGATATAAAAACCTTAACTATTGATTTTGGTTCAATAACAAAAACTATCATTTCAAATGGAGATTTCTTAGCTCAAAATGTTATCATACCTTATAACTCGAGTGGCACTAAAGAATTGAATTGTCAAATTACATTTAATGACAATACGACACTAATCACTAATGGAAGTTTCTATTTCCACTACATTCCAAATACACCATCAGTAAATAGTTTAAACGGACTTTGTACTGCTAGTAATACAAGAACGAAAGACGATTATGTAATTGCTGAAGAAACATTCAAAGGTTATAAAACAAATGATCCAACAATATTTCCTCGAATTGACTATCGTATTTTTTATGCAGATGAATCTTTTCATTCAGATTTAAACATGTATAAACCTGTCATAATAATCGATGGTTTTGACCCAGGAGATAAAAGAAAAATCCAAGATTGTGATTGTGAAGAAGATCCTAAATGCGCAGCAGCAAATTTATCTAATGGTGTATTTGACCCTAATAAACATAAATCTATGGTAGATTTTCAAGCTTATGATGATGAAAATAATGAAAATGCAAATATTTTGACAAAACTTAGAACTCTTGGCTACGACGTCATCCTAGTTAATCAACCAACATATGAAACAACCAATTTAGATAATAATCAACAAGTTACAATAGATGGTGGTGCCTACTACATCGAAAGTAATGCTCTTGCATTAGTGGCATTAATCAAGAAAATAAAGCTAAAACTTGCTGAAGTG is part of the Psychroserpens ponticola genome and encodes:
- the tamL gene encoding translocation and assembly module lipoprotein TamL gives rise to the protein MKHVGENEHLLTENTVLVDDKKDKTETIDNLIYQKPNGELLGIPLRLHIFNLARPNIDSILNDKYRNPENPRTGQKKLLSLKQYEALINSKKGFNTWLKKTGEAPVIFNDLKAEKTAAGLKKYFYSKGWFNVNTSYDVEKDSTQKASVTYKVVRGNPFYLDSITTSIASPVVDSLYRKKFKENSLIKQGQQFDELNYTKERNRLTAELRNSGLYHFGQDYIRFDIDTILPGDKVNTELIIENRAIRSEDSISRVPFKIYTVKDVNIYSDDRFENKGKPIVDSVHYNNYNLYSHEKLKYRPKALTDAIFIEKDQIFRDIDRTRTYKYLSELKAFNYPNITYIENEQDTTLTANIYLSPKKKYDLGFDFDVTQSNIQTVGFALSTGLIIRNVFRGAETLEISVLGAIGASKDAADGRDQFFDINEYGGNLRLSIPRLFVPFNTDNIIPKYMSPSTRISIGATSQRNIGLDKQTLTGAFNYNWYPSKKVTNNIDLFNVQFVKNLNTNNYFGVYQNSYDRLNQIAKNINYINSNNDLSIPNGANTFINDVLSNNTSLTPDDDSYEDINNISQRKDRLTEDNLIFSSSFNYIKDHRENLFDNDFSIFRFRVETAGNLLTNLSKTFNLNKNSNGKYEIFGVPFSQFIKTELDYVKHWDLGKKNVFAIRSYFGIAIPYGNSDNIPFAESFFAGGPNDIRAWSAYNLGPGSSLSTNEFNEANMKITLSAEQRFNLVGRFNGAIFVDAGNIWNVLDDVEDKEATFEGLNSLENIAVGSGFGIRYDFSFFILRLDVGFKTYDPSRQLGARWFKDYNFGHAVYNIGINYPF
- the accD gene encoding acetyl-CoA carboxylase, carboxyltransferase subunit beta; this translates as MAWFKRKDKGIQTTTEEKKDTPKGLWYKSPTGKIVDTKELEQNFYVSPEDGYHVRIGSKEYFEILFDDNKFKELDPDLTSKDPLKFEDTKKYPDRLKAAQEKTGLKDAVRTAVGKSNGQNLVIACMDFTFIGGSMGSVVGEKIARAADYALKKKIPFMIISKSGGARMMEAALSLMQLAKTSVKLAQLADAGIPYISLSTDPTTGGTTASFAMLGDINIGEPGALIGFAGPRVVRDTTGQELPEGFQTSEFLLEHGFLDFITHRKNLKKKVNLYIDLIKNQPLRTA
- the fbaA gene encoding class II fructose-bisphosphate aldolase — protein: MSHNIKGGVATGREVQEIFKLAKEKGFALPAVNVIGSNTINGVLETAKALNAPVIIQFSNGGAQFNAGKGLSNEDQKAAVAGSIAGAKHIHLMAEAYDVPVILHTDHCAKKLLPWIDGLLDASEQHFKATGKSLYSSHMIDLSEEPIEENIEICKSYLERMSKMGMTLEIELGITGGEEDGVDNTDVDDSKLYTQPEEVAYAYEELSKVSDQFTIAAAFGNVHGVYKPGNVKLTPKILKNSQEFLSNKHNLPHNHIDFVFHGGSGSTVEEIREAIGYGVIKMNIDTDMQYAFMSGVRDYMGEKEAYLKAQIGNPDGNDVPNKKYYDPRVWLRKGEDAFVERLKKAFEDLNNVNTL